A stretch of Pseudomonas taetrolens DNA encodes these proteins:
- the choW gene encoding choline ABC transporter permease subunit, which translates to MLIDQKMPLGQYIASFVDWLTLNGANTFDMIATTLETMIHGVTFALTWFNPFVFIGLIALLAHFIQRKWGLTVFVALSFLLIFNLGYWQETMETLAQVLFATFVCVIIGVPLGILAAHKPMFYTFIRPILDLMQTVPTFVYLIPTLTLFGLGVVPGLISTVVFAIAAPIRLTYLGIRDVPQELLDAGKAFGCSRRQLLTRIELPHAMPSIAAGITQCIMLSLSMVVIAALVGADGLGKPVVNALNTADIALGFEAGLAIVLLAIMLDRICKQPDAKQGADA; encoded by the coding sequence ATGCTGATTGATCAGAAAATGCCTTTAGGCCAGTACATTGCCAGCTTTGTCGACTGGTTGACGCTAAACGGCGCCAATACCTTCGACATGATTGCAACGACACTGGAAACGATGATCCACGGCGTGACGTTTGCGCTGACCTGGTTCAATCCCTTTGTGTTTATCGGGCTGATTGCCTTGCTCGCGCATTTTATTCAGCGCAAGTGGGGGCTGACCGTATTTGTCGCACTGTCGTTCCTGCTGATCTTCAACCTGGGCTATTGGCAGGAGACGATGGAAACCCTGGCGCAGGTGCTGTTCGCGACCTTTGTGTGCGTGATCATCGGGGTGCCACTGGGAATTCTGGCCGCGCACAAGCCCATGTTCTACACCTTCATCCGCCCGATACTCGACCTGATGCAGACGGTGCCGACTTTCGTTTACTTGATCCCAACCCTGACCCTGTTTGGTCTGGGGGTCGTACCGGGGCTGATTTCCACGGTGGTGTTTGCCATTGCCGCCCCCATTCGCCTGACTTATCTGGGTATCCGTGACGTGCCCCAGGAGCTGCTCGACGCAGGCAAAGCCTTCGGCTGTTCACGCCGCCAATTACTGACCCGCATCGAGCTGCCCCACGCCATGCCGAGCATCGCAGCCGGGATCACCCAATGCATCATGCTGTCGCTGTCGATGGTGGTCATCGCGGCCCTGGTGGGCGCAGATGGCTTGGGCAAACCGGTGGTCAACGCCCTCAACACGGCGGACATCGCTCTGGGCTTTGAAGCCGGGCTGGCGATTGTATTACTGGCCATCATGCTCGACCGGATTTGCAAACAGCCGGACGCAAAACAAGGAGCCGACGCATGA
- a CDS encoding choline ABC transporter substrate-binding protein, with protein sequence MKHSPSLLLAALLSLPVVALAAEPEQCRTVNFSDVGWTDITVTTAVASTLLDALGYTTRTTMISVPVTYKSLADGKNMDVFLGNWMPTMENDIKAYRDAGTVETVRANLENAKYTLAVPEALYNKGLKDFSDIPRFKKELGGKIYGIEPGNDGNRMIQSMIDKNAFGLKDAGFKVVESSEAGMLSQVDRAQRRGTDVVFLGWEPHPMNTRFKMKYLTGGDDFFGPNYGQATIYTNTRKGYSQECSNVGQLLKNLVFTLDMESTLMGNVLDDKIKPDAAARAWLKQNPQVLDTWLAGVTTFDEKPGLEAVKASLAK encoded by the coding sequence ATGAAACATTCGCCCTCGTTGTTGTTGGCTGCATTGCTGAGTCTGCCCGTCGTTGCCCTGGCAGCGGAGCCTGAGCAATGCAGAACCGTCAACTTCTCGGATGTCGGCTGGACCGATATCACTGTCACCACGGCCGTCGCCAGCACACTGCTGGATGCCCTCGGCTACACGACCAGGACCACCATGATCTCGGTGCCGGTCACGTACAAGTCGCTGGCTGATGGCAAGAACATGGACGTGTTTCTCGGCAACTGGATGCCCACCATGGAAAACGACATCAAGGCCTATCGCGACGCGGGCACCGTCGAGACCGTGCGCGCCAACCTTGAGAACGCCAAATACACCCTTGCCGTACCCGAAGCCCTCTATAACAAAGGGCTCAAAGACTTTTCCGACATACCCCGATTCAAGAAGGAACTGGGCGGGAAAATTTATGGCATCGAGCCGGGCAACGACGGCAACCGCATGATTCAGAGCATGATCGACAAGAACGCGTTCGGACTTAAGGACGCCGGGTTCAAAGTGGTCGAATCCAGCGAAGCCGGGATGCTGTCACAGGTCGATCGTGCCCAGAGACGAGGCACCGATGTGGTGTTTCTGGGCTGGGAACCGCATCCGATGAACACTCGCTTCAAGATGAAGTACCTCACTGGCGGTGATGACTTCTTCGGCCCCAACTACGGCCAGGCGACCATCTATACCAACACCCGTAAAGGTTATTCCCAGGAGTGCAGTAACGTCGGCCAGCTCTTGAAAAACCTGGTGTTCACCCTCGACATGGAAAGCACCCTGATGGGCAACGTCCTGGATGACAAGATCAAACCCGACGCGGCCGCCAGAGCTTGGCTCAAACAGAACCCGCAAGTGCTGGATACCTGGCTTGCGGGGGTCACCACCTTCGATGAAAAACCGGGCCTGGAGGCCGTGAAAGCCAGTCTCGCGAAATAA
- a CDS encoding L-serine ammonia-lyase — translation MAISVFDLFKIGIGPSSSHTVGPMRAAALFVQGLRERGQLSQVRRIEVQLYGSLSATGVGHGSDNAVIMGLMGEWPDAIDPSLIGPRITELRQQESLLLDGHLPIAFVWARDMRLIDENLPFHPNAMTLVAEGEHDELYRDTYYSVGGGFVVDAAQAASGVLDMDRSALPYEFTSAARLLELCREHQLSVAALMMANERTWRSEDEIRCGLMKLWRAMQACVEQGLKHEGILPGGLNVRRRAARLHRSLQELGKPNVIGSTLSAMEWVNLFALAVNEENAAGGRMVTAPTNGAAGIIPAVLHYFMKFSDEVSEAHVVDYLLSAAAIGILCKMNASISGAEVGCQGEVGSACAMAAAGLAQILGATPEQLCNAAEIGLEHNLGLTCDPVGGLVQVPCIERNAIAAVKAINAAQMALRGDGQHFISLDRVIRTMRDTGADMHDKYKETSRGGLAVSAVEC, via the coding sequence ATGGCTATCAGCGTGTTTGACCTGTTCAAGATTGGCATCGGCCCATCAAGCTCACATACCGTGGGCCCGATGCGCGCGGCGGCGCTGTTCGTGCAGGGCTTGCGTGAGCGCGGCCAGCTGTCGCAGGTCCGACGCATCGAAGTGCAGCTCTATGGCTCGTTGTCAGCCACGGGCGTCGGGCATGGCAGCGACAACGCGGTGATCATGGGCCTGATGGGCGAGTGGCCGGACGCTATCGACCCGTCGCTGATCGGTCCGCGCATCACCGAACTGCGGCAACAGGAAAGCCTGCTGTTGGATGGTCATCTGCCCATTGCGTTTGTATGGGCCCGGGACATGCGCCTGATCGACGAAAATTTGCCGTTCCATCCTAACGCCATGACGCTGGTGGCTGAAGGTGAACACGACGAGCTGTACCGCGACACGTATTACTCGGTGGGCGGTGGTTTTGTGGTGGATGCGGCGCAAGCGGCCAGCGGGGTGCTGGACATGGACCGCAGCGCACTGCCGTATGAGTTCACCAGTGCCGCCCGGTTGCTCGAACTGTGCCGCGAGCACCAGTTGAGTGTGGCTGCATTAATGATGGCCAACGAACGTACCTGGCGCAGTGAAGATGAAATTCGCTGCGGTTTGATGAAACTCTGGCGCGCCATGCAGGCGTGCGTGGAGCAAGGCCTCAAGCACGAAGGCATCCTGCCCGGCGGCTTGAACGTGCGCCGCCGCGCCGCTCGCCTGCATCGCAGCTTGCAGGAGTTGGGCAAACCCAATGTCATCGGTTCAACCCTCAGCGCAATGGAGTGGGTCAACCTGTTCGCATTGGCGGTCAACGAAGAAAACGCCGCGGGCGGGCGCATGGTGACGGCACCCACCAACGGTGCTGCCGGTATTATCCCGGCGGTGCTGCACTACTTCATGAAGTTCAGTGATGAAGTCAGCGAGGCCCATGTGGTCGACTACTTATTGAGCGCGGCGGCCATCGGTATTTTGTGCAAAATGAATGCCTCGATATCCGGTGCCGAAGTGGGGTGCCAGGGAGAAGTCGGTTCGGCATGTGCCATGGCCGCGGCAGGGCTTGCGCAAATACTCGGCGCAACGCCAGAACAGCTGTGCAACGCCGCCGAAATTGGCCTGGAGCACAACCTGGGCCTGACTTGTGACCCGGTGGGCGGGCTGGTGCAAGTACCCTGCATCGAGCGCAACGCCATTGCAGCGGTCAAAGCCATCAACGCCGCGCAAATGGCCCTGCGCGGCGACGGCCAGCACTTTATCTCGCTGGACCGGGTGATCCGCACCATGCGCGATACCGGCGCCGACATGCATGACAAATACAAGGAAACCTCACGCGGCGGGCTGGCGGTGAGCGCGGTGGAGTGCTGA
- a CDS encoding RHS repeat-associated core domain-containing protein → MTVSAVSFTYDSLDRCIASTRSGEPVGRFFYKNDQLVTAIQGTVATCLFRNNHQAVAQRDSTGTYLLTTDLPGSAMSFSKHMHPVHYVFYTPYGYSRSFDSAGAWVGFNGEQPEALTGHYLVGNGQRVYNPVLMRFNTPDSLSPFLKGGINAYAYCSGDPVNWKDQTGHIRLPIKSLSGFGGAVLSAPSESRNLWKETLDVARKSLTRSASTPESIAPGRQALNEGLEVMPRNQTFTNLLYETNKNLISNADSSLSVPHASFYLDTAQKVEAGALSNASAHFSSAYHWLSKTNGASRPVGTAFNFLAGFMAAGIDHKLQKTGGAIRQLRSEIRT, encoded by the coding sequence ATGACTGTTTCAGCTGTCAGCTTTACCTATGACTCCCTGGATCGTTGTATCGCCTCCACGCGTTCGGGCGAGCCTGTCGGGCGGTTTTTTTATAAAAACGACCAATTGGTAACCGCCATTCAGGGCACGGTAGCCACTTGCCTATTCCGCAACAATCATCAGGCGGTTGCACAACGCGACAGCACAGGTACCTATTTACTGACAACCGATTTGCCCGGTTCAGCCATGAGCTTTAGCAAGCACATGCATCCGGTCCATTACGTTTTCTATACCCCCTATGGTTACTCCCGGTCTTTCGACAGTGCTGGAGCATGGGTGGGGTTTAATGGTGAGCAACCTGAAGCATTGACCGGCCATTATTTAGTGGGCAATGGCCAGCGCGTGTATAACCCGGTGTTGATGCGATTCAACACCCCGGACTCGCTTAGCCCCTTTTTAAAAGGCGGTATCAATGCTTACGCCTATTGTTCGGGGGACCCGGTAAATTGGAAGGACCAAACGGGGCATATCCGTTTGCCTATAAAGTCTTTAAGCGGGTTTGGAGGTGCGGTCTTGAGTGCTCCAAGCGAAAGTCGGAACTTATGGAAGGAAACCCTCGACGTTGCCAGGAAATCATTGACACGGAGCGCTTCCACTCCTGAGTCAATCGCACCGGGAAGACAGGCTCTGAATGAGGGGCTTGAGGTAATGCCTAGAAATCAAACCTTCACCAACCTGCTGTACGAAACCAATAAAAACCTGATTTCCAACGCAGATTCCAGTCTGAGTGTGCCTCACGCCAGTTTTTATCTGGACACAGCGCAAAAGGTTGAAGCTGGCGCACTTTCCAACGCCAGTGCGCATTTTAGTTCCGCCTATCACTGGCTCTCAAAAACCAATGGTGCTTCCCGACCCGTGGGCACAGCTTTTAATTTCCTTGCTGGGTTTATGGCGGCAGGTATTGATCACAAATTACAGAAAACAGGTGGTGCGATTCGACAGCTACGCAGCGAGATTCGCACGTGA